A genomic stretch from Microtus pennsylvanicus isolate mMicPen1 chromosome 11, mMicPen1.hap1, whole genome shotgun sequence includes:
- the Timm22 gene encoding mitochondrial import inner membrane translocase subunit Tim22, with translation MAAAAPKAGASAPEAAASAEAPLQYSLLLQYLVGDKRQPRLLEPGSLGGIPSPSKSEEQKMIERAMESCAFKAVLACVGGFVLGGAFGIFTAGIDTNVGFDPKDPYRTPTAKEVLKDMGQRGMSYAKNFAIVGAMFSCTECLVESYRGKSDWKNSVISGCITGGAIGFRAGVKAGAIGCGGFAAFSAAIDYYLR, from the exons ATGGCGGCGGCTGCCCCAAAGGCCGGGGCTTCAGCTCCCGAAGCGGCAGCTTCCGCTGAAGCTCCGCTGCAGTACAGCCTTCTTCTGCAGTACCTGGTGGGTGACAAGCGTCAGCCCCGGCTCCTGGAGCCTGGCAGCCTGGGCGGGATCCCGAGTCCCTCCAAGAGCGAGGAGCAGAAGATGATCGAGAGGGCGATGGAAAGTTGCGCTTTCAAGGCTGTGCTAGCCTGCGTGGGAG GATTTGTCCTGGGAGGTGCATTTGGAATCTTTACAGCCGGCATTGATACTAATGTAGGCTTTGACCCTAAGGACCCTTACCGGACACCAACCGCAAAGGAAGTTCTGAAAGACATGGGACAAAGAGGAATGTCATACGCCAAGAATTTTGCCATCGTGGGCGCCATGTTCTCGTGTACTGAGTGTCTGGTAGAATCT TACCGGGGAAAGTCAGACTGGAAGAACAGCGTCATCAGCGGCTGCATCACCGGCGGAGCCATTGGTTTCAGAG CTGGTGTGAAGGCCGGGGCCATAGGTTGCGGAGGTTTTGCTGCTTTCTCTGCTGCAATCGATTACTACCTACGGTGA